A genomic window from Streptococcus sanguinis includes:
- a CDS encoding IS3 family transposase (programmed frameshift): MSRKTRRHFTDDFKQQIVDLHNAGMKRSELIKEYDLTPSTFDKWVKQARTTGSFKSVDNLTDEQRELIALRKQNKELEMQLDILKQAAVIMAPKREVITANKDKYCISAMCHCLNIPRASYYYKAIEPKSEAELEEMIKTIFRESKSRYGARKLKKCLENEGIILSRRRIRRIMKRLNLVSVYQKAAFKSNSKGKNEAPIPNLLARQFDQEKPLEAIVTDLTYVRVGNRWAYVCLIIDLFNREIIGLSVGWHKTAELVKQAIQSIPYALTKVKLFHSDRGKEFDNQLIDEMLEAFGIARSLSQAACPYDNAVSESTYRAFKLEFVNQETFHSLKELTLKTKDYVYWWNHHRIHSSLNYQTPIAKRIST; encoded by the exons ATGTCTAGAAAAACTCGCCGTCACTTCACAGATGACTTCAAACAACAAATCGTTGATCTTCATAATGCTGGTATGAAACGAAGTGAGCTTATCAAAGAATATGATTTAACACCCTCTACCTTTGATAAGTGGGTCAAACAGGCAAGAACGACTGGTTCCTTTAAGTCTGTTGATAATCTCACTGATGAACAACGTGAGCTCATTGCTCTTAGGAAGCAAAATAAAGAGCTTGAAATGCAATTAGATATCTTAAAGCAAGCGGCAGTGATTATGGCAC CAAAAAGGGAAGTAATCACTGCTAATAAGGATAAATATTGCATTTCAGCCATGTGTCATTGCTTGAACATCCCTCGTGCTAGCTATTACTACAAAGCCATAGAACCAAAGTCTGAGGCAGAGCTTGAAGAAATGATTAAAACCATTTTCCGTGAGAGCAAGTCTAGATATGGTGCTAGAAAACTCAAGAAATGTCTGGAAAACGAAGGGATTATCTTGTCTCGTCGGCGGATTCGTCGCATCATGAAGCGATTGAATCTCGTATCCGTCTACCAGAAGGCTGCCTTCAAATCGAATTCTAAAGGGAAAAATGAAGCACCTATTCCAAACCTATTGGCTCGACAATTTGACCAAGAAAAGCCACTTGAAGCAATTGTAACAGATTTGACCTACGTCCGTGTTGGAAATCGTTGGGCTTATGTTTGTTTGATCATTGACCTCTTCAACCGTGAAATTATTGGTCTGTCAGTTGGGTGGCATAAGACTGCAGAGCTCGTCAAACAAGCCATTCAAAGCATTCCTTACGCGCTTACCAAAGTCAAGCTGTTCCATTCTGACCGTGGTAAGGAGTTTGATAACCAGCTGATTGATGAGATGCTAGAGGCATTTGGCATCGCTCGGTCTCTAAGTCAAGCAGCTTGTCCCTATGACAACGCCGTTTCTGAGAGTACTTACCGTGCCTTCAAACTCGAGTTTGTCAACCAAGAAACCTTCCATTCGCTGAAAGAACTAACCCTTAAAACAAAGGACTACGTTTACTGGTGGAATCATCATCGCATTCACAGCAGTCTTAACTATCAAACCCCAATCGCTAAGCGAATCAGCACTTAA
- a CDS encoding DUF4176 domain-containing protein produces MSETLLPLGTVVRLKDQTELIIIGRGSLVEQNQEPVYFEYTSVLVPTGYQQADQLYFFNHSDIREVVFMGYKNDAEIEFESNFYQLVKKAGFKKGVTEP; encoded by the coding sequence ATGAGTGAAACATTATTACCATTGGGAACAGTGGTCAGACTAAAAGATCAAACAGAACTAATTATTATCGGCAGGGGTTCGCTAGTAGAGCAAAATCAAGAACCTGTATATTTTGAGTATACAAGTGTTCTTGTACCAACTGGTTATCAGCAAGCTGATCAGCTTTATTTCTTTAATCACAGTGATATTCGTGAGGTTGTATTTATGGGATATAAGAATGATGCTGAAATAGAATTTGAATCTAATTTTTATCAGCTAGTTAAAAAGGCTGGTTTTAAAAAAGGAGTTACAGAGCCATAA
- a CDS encoding DUF4176 domain-containing protein: MKTNKLLTLGSVVYLEGGAIPVMIVLRHPIFSIKEELCYFDYAGVNQLIGLEPEKITYFNHEDISEVVFEGYASENEERIQKGLSEWIKEHPEIPKADVDKINLALNDK; the protein is encoded by the coding sequence ATGAAAACAAATAAGTTATTGACATTAGGTAGTGTGGTTTATTTAGAGGGTGGAGCAATACCAGTAATGATAGTTTTACGCCATCCGATTTTTAGCATCAAGGAGGAACTTTGTTATTTTGATTATGCAGGTGTAAATCAGTTGATTGGGTTAGAACCAGAAAAAATAACCTACTTTAATCATGAGGACATAAGTGAAGTGGTTTTTGAAGGATATGCAAGTGAAAATGAGGAACGAATTCAAAAAGGATTATCTGAATGGATTAAGGAACATCCGGAAATACCTAAGGCAGATGTTGATAAAATTAATTTAGCATTAAATGATAAATAG
- a CDS encoding DUF4176 domain-containing protein has translation MYPIGTIILLNEGERKIMILNRGALCKNEEGQINYFDYSGCIYPVGLDPQVPMIYFNEENIAQVIYEGYRDSEEQNYLKLYKEWEHSSQNPYPKGKVTDSLK, from the coding sequence ATGTATCCAATTGGAACGATTATCCTTCTAAATGAAGGTGAACGTAAAATTATGATTTTAAATCGAGGTGCTCTTTGTAAGAATGAAGAGGGACAGATAAACTATTTTGATTATTCGGGCTGTATCTACCCTGTTGGTCTTGATCCGCAAGTTCCCATGATTTACTTCAATGAGGAAAATATTGCTCAGGTAATATATGAAGGGTATAGAGATTCAGAAGAACAAAACTATTTGAAATTATATAAAGAGTGGGAACATTCTTCGCAAAATCCCTACCCCAAGGGTAAAGTAACTGATTCTTTAAAGTAG
- a CDS encoding DUF443 family protein translates to MRAHHVNFRYILLEDGKEYFLLDKLPTLWGYFFPYLNWFSNRTIYQLTESQFWEIRMRKKHWLETLVIPMPVFLAVSVWAGRIRTSESLDAYLNTPRFSFTERLIYWFLAFILALVFANLVHFLSSRSLAKKFNFSLYKKEQGKIKLAKLAPWMKKQFMIVLILNFLIFLFSYLILNWGTLIFLIFHGLMLLIGLLLAGDLSYSENCQYIIERKEEK, encoded by the coding sequence ATGCGAGCGCATCATGTAAATTTTCGTTACATATTACTGGAAGATGGTAAGGAATATTTTCTATTGGATAAGTTACCGACATTGTGGGGCTATTTTTTCCCTTATCTGAATTGGTTTAGTAATCGAACGATATACCAATTGACAGAGTCGCAATTTTGGGAGATTCGAATGCGTAAAAAACATTGGTTGGAGACACTTGTAATTCCAATGCCAGTATTTTTAGCTGTTTCGGTCTGGGCAGGGCGGATACGAACTAGTGAAAGCTTAGATGCTTACCTTAATACACCTCGCTTCTCATTCACTGAAAGATTGATTTATTGGTTTCTTGCTTTTATACTAGCATTAGTATTTGCAAATCTAGTCCATTTTTTATCATCTCGATCTTTGGCAAAGAAATTTAATTTTAGTCTTTATAAAAAAGAACAAGGGAAAATAAAATTAGCTAAATTAGCTCCTTGGATGAAAAAGCAGTTTATGATCGTTTTGATTCTCAACTTCCTAATTTTTTTGTTTAGCTATCTCATTTTAAACTGGGGAACTCTAATCTTCCTGATATTTCATGGTCTTATGTTACTAATTGGTTTACTTTTAGCAGGTGATCTAAGCTATAGTGAGAATTGTCAATATATAATAGAAAGAAAAGAGGAGAAATAA
- a CDS encoding TIGR04197 family type VII secretion effector, which produces MSVGTTQGVGIQSDPTAVQNYANGIVSAYHSVGKETATKDSISQYAASGTISSHIDNEVSASEQAAQQSIDFIQVLHGIHAEFQTTDAKIANYINRNTGPVESGTAGSNSGKKKNKQLFSEGTN; this is translated from the coding sequence ATGTCAGTAGGAACAACTCAGGGAGTAGGTATTCAATCTGATCCGACAGCTGTTCAAAACTATGCAAATGGAATTGTCTCAGCTTATCATTCAGTAGGAAAAGAAACTGCTACAAAGGATTCTATCAGCCAATATGCTGCTTCTGGAACTATTAGTAGTCATATTGACAACGAAGTTAGTGCAAGTGAGCAAGCAGCACAGCAATCTATTGACTTCATTCAGGTTTTACATGGTATTCATGCAGAGTTTCAAACAACAGATGCAAAGATTGCCAATTATATTAACAGAAATACAGGGCCAGTCGAGTCAGGAACTGCTGGTAGTAATTCAGGAAAGAAGAAAAATAAGCAGTTATTTAGTGAGGGAACTAATTAA
- the essC gene encoding type VII secretion protein EssC: MTLAPLNHLQNLKSSIPDTVTFMEMYGAETFSDLQVLQKWQQNAPYKSLAVPIGLRGKEDLVYLNLHEKAHGPHGLIAGTTGSGKSETIQSYILSLAVNFHPHDVAFLLIDYKGGGMANLFKNLPHLLGTITNLDGAQSMRALASINAEIHRRERLFREFEVNHINQYQKKFKNGEATEPLPHLFLISDEFAELKVNQPDFIKELVSIARVGRSLGVHLILATQKPSGVVDDQIWSNSRFKLALKVADRTDSMEMLKTPDAAEITQTGRAYLQVGNNEVYELFQSAWSGADYQPDKDELGIEDHTIYLINDLGQYEVLNQDLSGLDLAEDIKEVPTELEAIVSQIQLLTESQQIPPVPQPWLPPLKDRIYSTDLRKGNFKEFWSHKNRPLKAVIGYVDIPSQQAQYTLEHDFNEDGNIALFGGPLTGKSTFIQTLTMDLARQFTPNQVNFYLLDFGTNGLLPLRQLPHVADTIMIDDQEKITKLINRIKGEIRYRKALLRKHMVANVNLYQEISGHQIPKLFFMLDGYDAIKESPLVMELEDAFQIISREGLSLGIYLVITAGRIGVVKAALLASIKTRISLKLTDDIDTRSLIGRTQLIIEDKPGRAMIKLDEPEIFQVALPTKGDDAFEVIEQISSEAGMMSEQWEGSLPKPIPIVPEELSFDTFAKTISVQKALKEKALPLGLDFVNVESVDIPMKGFKHLLYIANEGEHLENITRHLLEIFTTLIPSKKVMFMDVDDEYDGQFDLFARISEPETLEDMANQLMLELEDRKKGETGHDFIIFIPNLEKFVQVSGLTGEQVSALYQEGWKYNMHFVVGGFYSYISNNAIGSPARQVKAYNQHYLLGMRLTDQTILEKPYNSKEPYLNKDEVYLYGRPSSVKLKITI, translated from the coding sequence ATGACCTTGGCACCGCTCAATCACTTACAGAATCTCAAAAGCTCAATCCCTGATACGGTGACCTTTATGGAGATGTATGGGGCAGAGACCTTCTCAGACCTGCAAGTCTTGCAAAAATGGCAACAGAATGCGCCTTATAAGAGTTTGGCAGTGCCTATCGGCCTGCGGGGTAAGGAAGACCTGGTCTACCTCAACCTGCACGAAAAGGCTCACGGACCGCACGGGCTGATTGCCGGGACAACGGGATCAGGGAAGTCAGAGACTATCCAGTCCTATATCCTGAGTCTGGCTGTCAACTTCCACCCGCACGATGTGGCTTTTCTGCTCATCGACTACAAGGGTGGGGGAATGGCCAATCTCTTCAAGAACCTGCCCCATCTCTTGGGAACCATTACCAACTTGGACGGGGCCCAATCCATGCGGGCGCTGGCTTCCATCAATGCGGAGATTCACCGCCGGGAGCGGCTCTTCAGAGAGTTTGAAGTCAATCATATCAACCAATATCAAAAGAAATTTAAAAACGGGGAAGCAACAGAACCCCTGCCCCATCTCTTCCTCATCTCGGATGAGTTCGCAGAGCTCAAGGTCAACCAGCCTGACTTTATCAAGGAGCTGGTATCTATCGCTCGTGTCGGTCGTTCCCTCGGGGTCCACTTGATCCTGGCTACTCAAAAGCCATCTGGGGTGGTAGATGACCAGATCTGGTCCAACTCCCGCTTTAAGCTGGCGCTCAAGGTGGCAGACCGGACGGACTCGATGGAAATGCTTAAGACGCCAGATGCGGCAGAGATTACCCAGACTGGCCGCGCCTATCTGCAGGTCGGCAATAATGAAGTCTATGAACTCTTCCAGTCAGCTTGGTCAGGGGCAGACTACCAGCCGGATAAGGATGAGCTGGGAATTGAAGACCATACCATCTACCTGATCAACGACCTAGGCCAATATGAGGTGCTCAATCAAGACCTGTCAGGTCTTGACCTAGCCGAGGATATCAAGGAAGTACCGACGGAATTAGAGGCTATTGTCAGTCAGATTCAACTATTGACAGAGAGCCAGCAGATCCCACCGGTACCACAGCCATGGCTGCCACCGCTCAAAGATAGAATCTATTCAACAGATTTACGCAAAGGAAATTTCAAAGAATTTTGGTCACATAAGAACCGACCTTTAAAAGCGGTGATTGGTTATGTGGATATACCAAGTCAACAAGCTCAATACACATTAGAACATGATTTTAATGAAGATGGGAATATTGCTCTTTTTGGTGGTCCTTTAACAGGTAAGTCTACTTTTATTCAGACTTTAACGATGGATCTGGCTCGTCAGTTCACACCTAATCAGGTGAATTTCTATTTATTAGATTTTGGAACAAACGGTCTTTTGCCGCTTCGTCAATTACCACATGTGGCTGATACGATTATGATTGACGATCAGGAGAAAATTACAAAGTTAATAAATCGTATAAAAGGAGAAATTCGATACAGAAAAGCTCTTTTGCGTAAACACATGGTAGCCAATGTCAATCTTTATCAAGAAATTAGTGGGCATCAAATACCTAAGCTATTCTTCATGTTAGATGGTTATGATGCTATCAAGGAATCTCCACTGGTGATGGAATTGGAAGATGCTTTCCAAATTATCTCTCGTGAAGGTCTGAGTCTAGGAATATATCTGGTCATTACAGCTGGTCGTATAGGGGTTGTCAAAGCGGCTTTATTAGCTAGTATCAAAACTCGTATTTCACTGAAATTAACAGATGATATAGATACTCGAAGTTTAATTGGTCGTACTCAGTTAATAATTGAAGATAAGCCTGGACGGGCAATGATAAAGCTTGATGAACCAGAAATTTTCCAAGTTGCTTTGCCAACCAAAGGAGATGACGCGTTTGAAGTAATTGAGCAAATTAGCTCTGAAGCAGGAATGATGTCAGAACAGTGGGAAGGAAGTCTACCTAAACCAATTCCGATTGTTCCAGAAGAATTGAGCTTCGATACTTTTGCGAAAACAATAAGCGTTCAAAAGGCTTTGAAGGAAAAGGCTCTACCTCTAGGTTTAGACTTTGTTAATGTTGAGAGTGTTGATATACCGATGAAAGGTTTCAAACACCTGCTATATATAGCTAACGAAGGTGAACATTTGGAGAATATTACACGCCACCTTTTAGAAATATTCACCACCCTCATTCCAAGTAAGAAAGTCATGTTTATGGATGTAGACGATGAGTATGATGGGCAATTTGACTTATTTGCCCGTATTTCTGAACCAGAAACTCTTGAGGATATGGCAAATCAGCTTATGCTTGAGTTAGAGGATCGTAAAAAAGGTGAAACTGGACACGACTTTATCATCTTTATCCCTAATTTAGAGAAATTTGTTCAGGTAAGTGGGCTGACAGGCGAACAAGTATCGGCACTCTACCAAGAGGGATGGAAATACAATATGCATTTTGTTGTTGGTGGTTTTTATTCTTATATTAGCAATAATGCTATTGGCAGCCCTGCTCGTCAGGTTAAGGCATATAATCAACATTATCTTTTGGGAATGCGCTTAACAGATCAAACAATATTAGAAAAGCCTTATAACAGCAAGGAACCTTATTTAAATAAGGATGAGGTTTATTTATATGGACGTCCATCCAGCGTTAAACTTAAAATTACAATATAA
- a CDS encoding tachykinin family protein, with translation MSDIIKVHDLPGIEDYGKSISEFSKSYSAAVSDTDRTFSLKKQNSELDALEAFYNKLNLLQEKVFHKVPEALEKYSKTNTVFSSTVKNAGFEVKAWTSESGRGTVTKTLTGDQTTAVSKVKSELQPALDTATQLLEIDSINLSPIQSKAEEELSTESTNRTNTHNAVDGAHRTFVQGLDETTETINRLQRDVNNAKSILRMPADFVMNSISHKVLTKDKMYYLDSMSNDVDASVVKDVLSESPGNIMKQRPEEISESAYNVLSAEVTDWVIRGKKGDKLAEKKLNHFVGAMGDEPTTKVDQFTTSMLQAGDREAWTLIANMKQNHAKNPNDPKIGRDQERLTNVNEFIGLMKSINLLDIGYGTEISELAHETYKIPTFKSTTTTKRMKNIDITNSGVTFSVSTNIKAFERKNVLDTVAVDQPIKDETTTETYRSGTMAGIGANLVYNKAKAAELQKAREDALEAFQEDVTVSVSKGIVNTILPGSVTVLELLQSFSGDDESKSEGLASLSDYIPSKKGSNALSAISNVAKAQFAFNSKVDQLQQEKLEQTQKSIGEYLKKGTWYLEGDKKTYTDSSIYYDFNATLRAEEMNDRGMLGYVETKVPEAAQSGLTPEQWIEKQIKNNQVEVDKETKNYLMGKSDQKITDMNQNQIDNLTSALNRIIGQEDSTANNGVEKYILYLNEKYEY, from the coding sequence ATAAAAGTGCATGATTTACCTGGTATAGAAGACTACGGGAAATCTATTTCAGAATTTTCAAAAAGTTATTCAGCTGCTGTCAGTGATACAGATCGAACGTTTTCGTTAAAAAAACAAAATTCAGAACTTGATGCATTGGAGGCTTTTTACAATAAACTAAATCTATTACAAGAAAAAGTTTTTCATAAAGTTCCAGAGGCTCTAGAAAAATATTCTAAAACTAACACTGTGTTTAGTTCAACTGTCAAAAATGCTGGTTTTGAAGTGAAAGCTTGGACTTCAGAAAGTGGGAGAGGTACTGTAACAAAGACATTAACTGGTGATCAGACTACTGCGGTTTCAAAAGTCAAGTCTGAACTTCAACCTGCACTAGATACGGCCACACAATTATTAGAAATTGATAGTATTAATTTAAGCCCTATTCAATCAAAAGCAGAGGAAGAATTGTCAACGGAATCAACAAACCGAACGAACACTCACAATGCGGTTGATGGGGCGCATAGAACTTTTGTTCAAGGGTTAGATGAGACAACTGAGACAATAAATCGCCTCCAAAGAGATGTTAATAATGCTAAATCAATTTTAAGAATGCCAGCAGACTTTGTTATGAACAGTATCAGTCACAAAGTTTTGACGAAGGACAAAATGTATTATCTGGATTCAATGTCCAATGATGTTGATGCTTCGGTTGTCAAAGATGTTCTTAGCGAGTCACCAGGTAATATTATGAAGCAACGTCCTGAAGAAATTAGCGAAAGTGCGTATAATGTACTTTCTGCAGAAGTTACTGATTGGGTTATACGTGGCAAAAAAGGTGATAAACTAGCAGAGAAAAAATTAAATCATTTTGTAGGTGCAATGGGGGATGAGCCAACAACTAAGGTGGATCAATTTACGACTTCAATGTTGCAAGCTGGAGATAGGGAAGCTTGGACTTTAATCGCAAATATGAAACAAAATCATGCAAAAAATCCGAATGATCCTAAAATTGGGCGAGATCAGGAACGGTTAACAAATGTAAATGAGTTTATCGGTCTGATGAAGTCTATTAATCTTTTAGATATTGGGTATGGCACAGAGATATCTGAGCTTGCACATGAGACTTACAAGATACCAACTTTTAAGTCAACAACCACTACGAAGAGAATGAAAAATATTGATATTACAAATAGTGGAGTTACATTTTCTGTTTCTACAAACATAAAAGCTTTTGAAAGAAAGAATGTTTTGGACACTGTTGCGGTAGATCAGCCTATTAAAGATGAGACTACCACTGAGACTTATCGAAGTGGCACAATGGCTGGTATTGGTGCTAATCTAGTCTATAACAAAGCGAAAGCTGCTGAACTTCAGAAGGCTCGAGAAGATGCCTTAGAAGCATTTCAGGAAGATGTAACTGTATCTGTTAGTAAAGGGATTGTTAATACTATTCTCCCTGGCTCTGTAACTGTTCTAGAACTTTTACAATCATTTTCTGGGGATGATGAGTCGAAGTCTGAGGGGCTTGCATCACTTAGCGACTATATTCCAAGCAAAAAGGGAAGCAATGCCTTGAGTGCAATCTCAAATGTTGCTAAGGCACAGTTTGCTTTTAATAGCAAGGTAGACCAACTTCAGCAAGAGAAGTTAGAACAAACTCAAAAGAGTATCGGTGAGTACTTGAAAAAAGGAACTTGGTATCTTGAAGGTGACAAAAAAACCTATACAGACTCTTCTATTTACTATGATTTTAATGCGACTCTACGGGCAGAGGAAATGAACGATAGAGGTATGCTAGGATATGTGGAGACAAAAGTTCCAGAAGCTGCCCAGAGTGGTTTAACTCCTGAACAGTGGATAGAAAAACAAATTAAAAATAATCAAGTGGAAGTTGATAAGGAGACCAAGAACTATCTTATGGGGAAATCTGATCAGAAGATTACAGATATGAATCAAAATCAGATTGATAATCTAACATCGGCATTGAATCGTATTATTGGCCAAGAAGATTCGACTGCAAATAATGGAGTTGAAAAATATATTTTATACTTAAATGAGAAGTATGAATATTAA